GAAAGCATCAGGTCGTGCTTCGTTATGACCGGGAACTGAAAAACGGCAGCCGGAACAGCATTTATACAACCCGCCCGTATCTGTTTGAGATGGTGATGCCAGAACAGGATGTACGTATTGAGTTGCCTGCGTTGGTAGCTTACAGCCAGGCACAGGCTTATTTCCAAAAAGGTCCGGAATGGACCATGACGCAGGCAGACGGCAGCCAAAAAATACTACCTTTCGTTGAGATGAAAGGCGATGGTATTGCAGCGTTCAGTGATATGGAAAAGCTGGTGGGAGAGTATAACCGCCAGCATGGGATAACGTTCGAGCAAGGCTATGCGGTTGATCTGGAACAGGCCGTTGTTGAGGTGAATCAAGACGGAAAAGTTGAAATATCCGGTGATGCTTTAGCACAGCTTAAGCTGTGGTATAGCAAAGCAAAACCAGAAGAAAAAGCCGCCTTTAAAGCCTGGATGGCAAAACA
This DNA window, taken from Photobacterium sp. CCB-ST2H9, encodes the following:
- a CDS encoding DUF2057 domain-containing protein, with product MKKLAFLAALLVANVQAATLSVGDGIELLVVDGKEVNQSLWSRTTEVDLPAGKHQVVLRYDRELKNGSRNSIYTTRPYLFEMVMPEQDVRIELPALVAYSQAQAYFQKGPEWTMTQADGSQKILPFVEMKGDGIAAFSDMEKLVGEYNRQHGITFEQGYAVDLEQAVVEVNQDGKVEISGDALAQLKLWYSKAKPEEKAAFKAWMAKQP